Genomic segment of Arachis hypogaea cultivar Tifrunner chromosome 16, arahy.Tifrunner.gnm2.J5K5, whole genome shotgun sequence:
ttcatactactatacgtactaaatttttgttttagaggtcgtaataccttgccatctctgaattatgacttaagcataagactctgtatggtagggtgttacatccaTCATATTGAGAAAGTGAGCATTGCTAATTATCAGCATCATTACTTTACCATGACCCACCACAAATGGctcatctatctatctatctatctattcttaatatataatataaaagtaGATGGATAAGTTTACCCACATTACTTTTAAGACATCTTTCTCCTCCTACTAATGTGATGTCAACAACATCGCTTACTTGGCAAAACTTTAGAATCAACTATTCAATTTttgccaaatcaactattatttccaaataagcaaaaaataaaatatacaaaaaatatacaaataatagaaatatatgcaAATGAGACTGTAAAATTACCATtgacaataattaaaaattaatagtgTCTAACCAAATTTGTAACCTATAAGAATCTATATCccgatatttattatattttacaattataaacaatacaataaatttataactctaataattaatttattaatttctataaataactcattaaatgtAATAAACATTCATAATACAAATGTTATAATAatctattaatcataataaattttacgttacaaatattcaaattctatacTATTTGAACTACTTATATAAGATTATTATCACCATTTCTtcaaataatatcaaatttagcacaaaaaatttatttttgcactacacaacatctcaaacttaTTAAATAGAGCATAATAGCACCAAACAAACATACAATTGGTTTATCAAAGTTCGCGTGGTTCATCTATGGGAAACATTAACACCCACAAATAAAGAAGAATTTCTTTActtagaaatgattatattagatgaaaaggtacaaaacaaatatatttattatatttttaaattgaacatTTCCTAACCCTATTTTGAATTTGCAACACTTGAGACATTGTTGtgtcaaagaaaaatattaacagGTAATTTCACTTTATACTATTTCAATTATTCTtgttaaaataacttatttaaaaaaaattctacacatttttgttctttttattgtaaATATTATTGGAAAACTGCATGCACATGAAGAgattaaagagaaagaaaaccatacaaattcaagacacatcttcggaagaagaacatacatacaaaaatggaacaaacaacacaatagaaagtgcatacaactcaacaattcataaagaacatgtcTTCACAAGAATCTACGACAGAAAGAAGAAAGCAACAACtctaacaataaccaataaaaaaATGGAGGACGAGCACTAAGTCCATCAaccaaaacaaatacaaaaatcaaaccaccaaataaaaatgtcactttttacaacttcaatatccaaattttttgtactataaattattttaaacaaatactttttaaatttaattttaatttacacatatttaatttaattctacaaaatatagccatttttaatatttattatatattatcattaaTTCACTGCTTCCGCGTTGCGTGGACCTCATTTTAGTTATGATAATGATAAGGTAACAAgggtgattttgaaaattttggaaataaAAGGTAACAACAATTAGGATTAAAGGCAAAACTGAAAAATGTGACACTTCCATATTGCAAAATTACAATCAAACACATAAAATTAGTAAAGAGCCAGCAAGGCATTCCCACTAACGATACCAACTTTTTATGAGGCCCCTCAGAACCCTGTTTAGTCAATTATTGTCTTTGTCTTGTTGCTAACAAATTATTGAGAACTACTTCTTCACTATAAGCTTTGATATACCAACACACAGTTCGGTTACAAAGCTTGCAAGCATTGCATTTTTCACTCTTCTCCTTCATATCTTAAATTTCTGATCACTTGTTGAGATCATATCATGGCTGGTACACTTGTTGGTGGAGCTTTCCTCTCTGGCTTCATTAACGTCGTCTTTGACAGGTTCCTTACAACTGATGCTGTCAACTTGGTCTTGGGCAAGAAACTTGGCCCTGACTTGGTTCAAAGGCTGAAGACTGCTCTGTTGGGTGCTGAAGGTCTTGTTGCTGATGCTGAGATGAAGCAGTTTGGTAATTCATCTGTAAGGAAGTGGCTCGATAGTCTCCGGGATGCTGTTTACTGTGCTGAGGACTTGCTCGACACTGTCCTCGCCAAAGCCGCCACTCAAAAGGAGCTAAGTTCTTCCTGGTGGTCCCCTAGCTTCTTCATCAACCGAGATAGAGATGACATGGTAGACAAGATAGAAGGGGTGGTTACACGAATTGAGGATCTTGGAAAACAAAAAGATTTCCTTGGTCTTGAAAAGATTCCCACTGGTAGCTCATCATGGAGGACTCCATCCACTTCTCTTGTAAAAGGGAGTGTGTATGGCAGGGAGGATGACCAGAAGGCCTTAGTGCAGATGCTGAATGACAACAATGAGCATCACCTCTCTGTGATCGCTATTGTTGGCATAGGTGGGGTTGGTAAAACAACTTTAGCCCAATGGGTGTACAACAACAAGGAGTTTATGAAGGGATTTGATCTGAAAGCATGGGTTTGCGTTTCGGAGAAGTTTGAAGTTGTTGAGACTACAAGGAATGTCATAAAGCAGCTCCATGGAGGTTCTTGTAGTCTCGATGATTTCAATTCACTTCAACATACTTTGAAAGGAGAATTGTCCAATAAGAAGTTTTTCATTGTTCTTGATGATGTTTGGAGTGATGATGGTGACAAATGGAGTAATTTTATGACCCCTTTCCAACAAAATGGGAATAAGGGAAGTATTGCTCTTCTGACTACTCGGGAGGAAAATGTTGTTTCTGCAGTTCGAAATTGTCAGCCTTATTTTCTCAGGAAGTTGTCGGAGGACTATTGTTGGTCAGTGCTTGCAGAAAATGCATCTTTTCCACAGTCAAATGGGAGAGCAGCACTTGAAGAAATAGGAAGAAAGATTGTCAAAAAGTGTGATGGCTTGCCATTAGCTGCAGAAACACTTGGTCACTTGTTACGTACTAAGCATGATATTGAGGAATGGAACAAGATACTAATGAGTCATATTTGGGAATTTCCGGTGGAGAAGAGTAAGATTATTCCAGCATTACTGATAAGTTACTTCCATCTTTCTCCATATTTAAAGCGTTGTTTTGTTTATTGTGCTTTGTTTCCCAaggattttcaatttgaaaaagatGGATTAATACTTTTGTGGATAGCAGAAGATCTTTTACCACCAccaaagagaggagagagtttAGAAGAAGTTGGTTGTGAGTGTTTTGATGAACTTACTTCCAGATTATTTTTCACAGAGATTCAAGATGATGACGATCATTATTTTGTGATGCATGATCTGTTGCATGATTTAGCAATATTCCTTGCTGGAGATTTCTATTGCAACTCAGAAGAACTTGGTGAAGAGGAGGAAATAAGGATTCAGACTCGGCATTTGTTTGTAGATTTACGTCGTTGTAGCTCAAAACTTTATAATTCTATTTCTAAAGTAGAATCTTTGAGAACATTATTATTGTTTGGCGATTTCTCATCTCCCAACTGCAACTTGTGACATATTATCAAAGTGTAAATACTTGAGAGCTTTATCCTTTAGTAAACTTAATGTGGTGCTTGATTCAATAGGAGAATTGATCCATCTACGCTACTTGGATCTCTCTTGCACTAATATTAAGACATTGCCAGAGTCTTTGTGTAAGTTGTGTAATTTGCAAACATTGAAGTTGAATCATTGTTCTAATCTAAGTATGCTGCCTAGTGGCTTGCATAATCTTGTGAGTTTGCGGCATCTTGATATTAGGAAAACTTTGGAAGAAATGCCCAGAAAAATGAGCAAATTGAATCAATTGCACGTTTTAAGTTTCTTTATCATGGGCAAGCACGAAGAGAATGGAATCCAAGAGTTAGGAGGGCTTGCAAATCTTCATGGATCCTTTGAGATTAAGAAATTGGAAAATATTGTGGATGTGAATGAAGCAAAGAGCGCAAAGGTGATGGATAAGAAGCACATTGATGAATTATGCTTGGAATGGTCTCCAAGTAATGATTTGGTTTCAAGCACacaaaaagaaagagacatgcTCGATAACTTGCAAATGCACAGTGGGTTGAAAGAGCTGAAAATAAGGGATACAAGGGTACAATATTTCCAAATTGGATTGGGCATTGTGCCCACCAAAACATGACAAGTGTATCTCTAGAGTCTTGTGACAATTGCTGCATGCTGCCTTCGCTTGGACAGCTGCCATCTCTTAAGTCCCTGTGCATTGAAGGTTTTGATCAGCTGAGGAGTATTGGCGGCGAGTTTTACAAGAATGAAGGAGATCATCATGCTTCACATATTGCACCATTTCCCTCACTAGAGACATTGGAATTTCATTATATGGCATGTTGGGAGGTGTGGCACGTATCTGAGTCGGAATCATTTCCTCAACTTAGGTGGCTTCAAATAAGAGAATGTCCAATGTTGAAGAAAGAGATGCTTAATCAGGTATTCTTCAAAATTGTTTCTTCTTTGTCGGATGTTTCCAAAGTTCGCAAACTACGTATAGGCTACTATATAGAATAGCACAACGGCATGTATCTTGATGGGGATAGTTTATCAATTGAGGGACGTGAATCTGTGAAGGAGTCTGCATTTAAGGCAATGATGAGCATCAACCATCTAACTTGCCTCCAAGAAATACACATCTGGAGGTGTAGCAAACTAGAATTCCCCCAGCTACAGCTGCAGAAGTATGATTTGGTAGAACTAAAAATACATTCCAGCTGTAATTCACTGACCTCGTTGTCATTGGAATTCTTTCCCAATCTCAAGAATCTGGAGATAGAAGGGTGTAGGAATCTGGAATCAGTGTCAATGTCAGAGGCACCACACGCTGCTCTTCAACGTCTCTCCATCAGTGGATGCTCCAAATTAGTGTCATTTGCAGGAGAAGGACTGGCTGCACCCAACTTGACTCATCTTCAAGTCACAAATTGTGAGAAGTTGGAGGCATTACCACGTGACATGAAGAGTCTACTCCCAAGTTTACAGTCTCTCGAGATATATGGTTGCCCAAACATTTGCAGGTTGCCAGAGGGTGGTTTGCCGCCTAACTTGAAATCACTTGAAGTGGAAATTGGCGAGCAACAGATGAGGGATCTATCATGGATGGGTAACTTGCACGCCCTCACTCATCTTACTATTGATGGGTGGAAGAACATAAAGTCATACCCAGAGGTGGGTTCGCTGCCTCACCTTCCCTCCCTTACCACTCTCAAGATATGCTGGTTCAAGAATCTGGAGACATTGGTCTGCAACTAGCTTCTCCGCCTCACCTCCCTTCAAAGCTGGAGAATATGGAAGGACAAAAGCTGCCTCCCTCTCTCTTGCTACTCAAAATTGAAGGGTGTCGTTTGCTGGGAGAACACTGCAAGAACAAGCATCAACTAATCTGGCCCAAAATTTCCCACATCCCTGACATTAAAGTCTTCTAAACAGAGATTTCTGAGCAGGTAATTCTCTAATCTTCATGATTCACACATGCACAACTGACAAGTCATACTTATTAATACATATTTTTCGATAAAATTGCATCTACAGAGGAACATAAGAATTAATTACcatgaaataaaaattgaaagacaaTTAATATCTTTTTTCGTGTATCCAGCACTTAAGAATTTCTTCTGATATATTAAACAATTGGATGAATCAAATTTACTGTTTTTACCATCCTCTGCAGGTAGCTTCTACCGAGGTACAAGTGCCCAGATGGCTAAGATTTCAGCACATATTCTTTATATAAAACAAACCATACTTACATTACCTTCATTCAATATTGGACAATGAATTCTTGGGGTACAATATGGAGTAATTTTATGAATTCAATATTGCACAAAAATATATAGATCGTAAAGACCCCTTTCCAACAAATTGGTCTTTATATAATATTGGGGTACAACATGGACTTACGATCTATATATTTTTGTGCAATTAAAAAATAACGCATAAAGACCAATATTACACAACTGAAAATTAATCCTACCCTTTTCAAGAATTCACCTCATGAGAATTTAACAGTgaattattttttcttataatttctaCATAGTTCCATTCATTCAAAGGTAATCAATAACCATGGATTACTATGCCGACATTAAAGTTGCATTATCTAGCCTTATGTGCATGAGGAGACCATTATTGCAGCAAAAATCAACTTTTCTAAGGATTTTTATTGTGTTGAGTTACAAAAATCTAATGCAGGTGGACTATGTTTGAAATTAGCTAGCAATGCATGAAAGACAAGTATAAGCCGTGGACATTGCTAATCCCAGTCAAAGTCCAGAAGAGACACTTCAATTGCAAGCAAACATCCAAAGCAATAAATAAAGGTCAAAGATATGTTGTGCTAAAAGCGTCATAATAATTTGGAAACATGTATTCACCATGCAGGGAGAACTTATATTTAAGGATATGTAACAAATAGTCTAAACaagagttaatactcaaattcgtccctgaaagatcaTACGATCTTTATTTTCATCATCGAAtggttttttttaatcaaattagttcctgaaagataaaatgtaagtcaaattagtccttctgttagttggatgatgacgtggcacgttaagtgccacgtggcaggTCAGCGACATgtggcacttgacatgtaaaaaagtttttaatagtcaaaatagtccttgaaagtccaGACATAAatcattttcatccctcaaattttaaaaattagtcaaactagtccttatataatttttttttattttttcttcataatattaaatttgaaatattttttgatactactaattttaatagaaatgtaattgacaaacaaaacattCGTAatcgtatcttttcttcttaaaaatattttcaataaaattatctctctcctttaattcttctcaaaatctctcttattcttttctattctaaaacctttttcttacattattatatatatatatatattcaaaattaaaatgtatgtatttattaacctaaacaaagttatatgctcaaaattaaaattt
This window contains:
- the LOC112758446 gene encoding putative disease resistance RPP13-like protein 1 isoform X1 — translated: MAGTLVGGAFLSGFINVVFDRFLTTDAVNLVLGKKLGPDLVQRLKTALLGAEGLVADAEMKQFGNSSVRKWLDSLRDAVYCAEDLLDTVLAKAATQKELSSSWWSPSFFINRDRDDMVDKIEGVVTRIEDLGKQKDFLGLEKIPTGSSSWRTPSTSLVKGSVYGREDDQKALVQMLNDNNEHHLSVIAIVGIGGVGKTTLAQWVYNNKEFMKGFDLKAWVCVSEKFEVVETTRNVIKQLHGGSCSLDDFNSLQHTLKGELSNKKFFIVLDDVWSDDGDKWSNFMTPFQQNGNKGSIALLTTREENVVSAVRNCQPYFLRKLSEDYCWSVLAENASFPQSNGRAALEEIGRKIVKKCDGLPLAAETLGHLLRTKHDIEEWNKILMSHIWEFPVEKSKIIPALLISYFHLSPYLKRCFVYCALFPKDFQFEKDGLILLWIAEDLLPPPKRGESLEEVGCECFDELTSRLFFTEIQDDDDHYFVMHDLLHDLAIFLAGDFYCNSEELGEEEEIRIQTRHLFVDLRRCSSKLYNSISKVESLRTLLLFGDFSSPNCNL
- the LOC112758446 gene encoding putative disease resistance RPP13-like protein 1 isoform X2 yields the protein MAGTLVGGAFLSGFINVVFDRFLTTDAVNLVLGKKLGPDLVQRLKTALLGAEGLVADAEMKQFGNSSVRKWLDSLRDAVYCAEDLLDTVLAKAATQKELSSSWWSPSFFINRDRDDMVDKIEGVVTRIEDLGKQKDFLGLEKIPTGSSSWRTPSTSLVKGSVYGREDDQKALVQMLNDNNEHHLSVIAIVGIGGVGKTTLAQWVYNNKEFMKGFDLKAWVCVSEKFEVVETTRNVIKQLHGGSCSLDDFNSLQHTLKGELSNKKFFIVLDDVWSDDGDKWSNFMTPFQQNGNKGSIALLTTREENVVSAVRNCQPYFLRKLSEDYCWSVLAENASFPQSNGRAALEEIGRKIVKKCDGLPLAAETLGHLLRTKHDIEEWNKILMSHIWEFPVEKSKIIPALLISYFHLSPYLKRCFVYCALFPKDFQFEKDGLILLWIAEDLLPPPKRGESLEEVGSIFLAGDFYCNSEELGEEEEIRIQTRHLFVDLRRCSSKLYNSISKVESLRTLLLFGDFSSPNCNL
- the LOC112758446 gene encoding putative disease resistance RPP13-like protein 1 isoform X3, with the translated sequence MAGTLVGGAFLSGFINVVFDRFLTTDAVNLVLGKKLGPDLVQRLKTALLGAEGLVADAEMKQFGNSSVRKWLDSLRDAVYCAEDLLDTVLAKAATQKELSSSWWSPSFFINRDRDDMVDKIEGVVTRIEDLGKQKDFLGLEKIPTGSSSWRTPSTSLVKGSVYGREDDQKALVQMLNDNNEHHLSVIAIVGIGGVGKTTLAQWVYNNKEFMKGFDLKAWVCVSEKFEVVETTRNVIKQLHGGSCSLDDFNSLQHTLKGELSNKKFFIVLDDVWSDDGDKWSNFMTPFQQNGNKGSIALLTTREENVVSAVRNCQPYFLRKLSEDYCWSVLAENASFPQSNGRAALEEIGRKIVKKCDGLPLAAETLGHLLRTKHDIEEWNKILMSHIWEFPVEKRFSI